GCAAAAGACATTAGGGTGGTTATTATAAAACTTGCAGATCGATTACATAATATGAGAACCCTTAAATTTATGCCAGAACATAAACAAAAAGAAAAAGCCAAAGAAACGTTAGATATTTACGCACCATTGGCACATAGACTAGGGATTTCTAAGATTAAGGTAGAATTAGAAGATTTGGCTTTTCGATATATGCATCCTGAAGCTTATTATGATTTGGTAGATAAAATCGCACGAAAAAGAAACGAACGGGAAGATTTTGTTGAAAACATTGTGGAAGATGTTAAAAATCATTTAGAAGAAATGAATATAGAAGCAGAAGTGGACGGAAGACCAAAACATTTCTTTAGTATTTATAAAAAAATGGTTAGTCAGAATAAAACACTGGATCAAATATATGATTTGTTTGCAGTTAGAGCAGTTGTAGAGTCTGTAAAAGATTGTTATGGTGTATTAGGTGTTATCCATGAAATGTATAAACCAATACCTGGAAGATTTAAAGATTTTATTGCTATGCCAAAACCCAATATGTATCAATCTTTGCATACCACCTTAATTGGGCCAGAAGGAGAACCTTTTGAGATTCAGATAAGAACATATGAAATGCATAAGACAGCAGAATATGGTATAGCAGCCCATTGGAAATACAAAGAAGGAAAGTCAGGCAGTAAAGAAGAAAGTGAAGAACAAAAGTTATCTTGGTTAAGACATATACTGGAATGGCAAAGAGATTTGTCGGATAACAAAGAATTTATGGATGCTTTAAAAACAGACTTAGATGTTTATACAGACCAAGTGTACTGTTTTACACCAACAGGAGATGTGATTGACTTACCAACTGGATCAACGCCTATTGATTTTGCGTATCACATTCATAGTGCCATCGGTAATAAAATGATTGGTGCTAGGGTCAATGGTAAATTGGTTACCATTGATTATAAAATCAATAATGGTGATCGAATTGAAATTATAACCAGTCAAAATTCCAAAGGTCCAAGTAGAGATTGGTTAAATATTGTTAAAAGTTCTCAAGCTAAAAATAAAATTAATCAATGGTTTAAAAGAGAATATAAAGAAGAAAATATCATTAAAGGTAAAGAATTGCTAGAAAAGAATGCCAAAGCAAAAAAAATGCCTTTACATGATTTATTAAAGCCAGAATGGATGAAATTAGTACAAAGAAAATATGGCTTTAAAGATTGGGATTCTGTATGTGCTTCTGTAGGTCATGGTGGATTAAAAGAAGGTCAAGTTATTAATCGACTTTATGAAGAATACAAGAAAACTCAAAAAGAAGATATTACAGATGAAAGCATTATTAAGCACCACACAGAAAAAGATAAAACCAAATCAAAGAAAAAATCAAAAAGCGGTATTACGGTAAAAGGGATCAACGATGTTGCCGTGCGTTTTTCAAAATGTTGCAACCCAGTCCCAGGCGATGAAATAC
The genomic region above belongs to Natranaerovirga hydrolytica and contains:
- a CDS encoding RelA/SpoT family protein, with translation MPEALYETLLNTVEKYHPSDDFTMFEKAYKIAYEAHGSQLRKSGEPYIIHPLSVAIILAELELDKESIVAGILHDVVEDTLMTHEEIVKEFNEEVAIIVDGVTKLSKIPYALDKEEIQAENYRKMFLAMAKDIRVVIIKLADRLHNMRTLKFMPEHKQKEKAKETLDIYAPLAHRLGISKIKVELEDLAFRYMHPEAYYDLVDKIARKRNEREDFVENIVEDVKNHLEEMNIEAEVDGRPKHFFSIYKKMVSQNKTLDQIYDLFAVRAVVESVKDCYGVLGVIHEMYKPIPGRFKDFIAMPKPNMYQSLHTTLIGPEGEPFEIQIRTYEMHKTAEYGIAAHWKYKEGKSGSKEESEEQKLSWLRHILEWQRDLSDNKEFMDALKTDLDVYTDQVYCFTPTGDVIDLPTGSTPIDFAYHIHSAIGNKMIGARVNGKLVTIDYKINNGDRIEIITSQNSKGPSRDWLNIVKSSQAKNKINQWFKREYKEENIIKGKELLEKNAKAKKMPLHDLLKPEWMKLVQRKYGFKDWDSVCASVGHGGLKEGQVINRLYEEYKKTQKEDITDESIIKHHTEKDKTKSKKKSKSGITVKGINDVAVRFSKCCNPVPGDEILGFITRGRGVSIHRTDCINMITLPEIERHRLIEAEWEVDTEGHDLLYQAEVQINGTDRTGLLVDISRVLTEEDLPVKSLNARSAKKGEAVFHITVEIKSIEQLNKLITKMKSLEGVEDIIRTSS